Genomic window (Phacochoerus africanus isolate WHEZ1 chromosome 1, ROS_Pafr_v1, whole genome shotgun sequence):
caaaaagtTATTGATTTTTGCTAAATTGTTTAGCAGTGACAAGCAGCAGAACAGTGTATTAAGTGGATTCATAGAAATGTTTCTCTTGGTGTGAAAAGGCCTGGCTTAGCACTTGTTCCTACTTTATTCTTAGTGGACTTAAAGTCACAGGCAAGGTTGTGTATGTCGGGCCCTGTTGTCTGTATGTCAGTGACAGGAATACTCAAACTGAGAATGTAAGAGGTTTCTTCTCTTTACCTTTTTACTAATTGCATCTTAATGATGTTAAAATTCTTCTCTAGATATAGAAAGAAACCTAGTGCTACTTGGCAGTACTCACAGTGCTTGATTTGGCTTTGGTGAAGTTTTTCTCTTGAGGCTACTGGCTGAAAGAAGGAGGCTTACAAGCAGCTTCACCCCTCTCGGAGGCACTCCCTGCTTCCTGGCTCACGAAGCCCAAGATAATTCATTGAGAGAGGAGAGGGTTTATCCAAGGGCATCAGGAGTCAAAATGAGGagttctgcctccctcccctcggATGGTGCCCTGTGCTCCATGCTGCTCCCCTGCCTCAGTGCTGCTGGATTTTACCCTGTGAAGTAATGGTTAAAGGACTTATGGTCCGCTGTAGGGACCACAGTGCCAGCTTGTAAAGCACAGTTGCCTGGAAACACTGCAAATTCTGACCTTCAGCCTCTTAAGATTTAAGCCAGAAAAGACATCACCATATAACAAAAGGTCTTGTGAGCTGGAAAAGCATTTGCTCCTAAAGCAGGGCCAGAATATATTCCAAGTGGCTGTTATGTTCCTAAGCTCTTCAGTTATTTCACAATCATTTCAAGACATATGAACCAAAGCAGCATTTTAATGCAAGATCACTTCCACATACTAAATATGCTCCAGCCCTTCCTGAAATTTTGCAATGATTGTGTTCCCAGTCAGTGTTGCATGCAGGCCCACGTGTGGTGCTCACCAGATGTTCTTACACAGGAAGTCCTTGTTCCTGAAGCCTCAGAATTTGATGAGTGGGAGCCAGCAGGGGCAGCCCTGGAGGGCCCTGTGACTGCCATCATCCCCACATGGCAGGCGCTGACTGCTCTGGACTTGAGTCACAACAGCATCTCCGAGATCGACGAGTCTGTGGTACGCTCTCCACAGCCTGACCAGACTCTAGGGCTGGGTTTTTAGCCTGGCTTTTTTAGAAGGACCACTGAAAACCTGTATCCAGTGCTCTGTGCATTGcctgtaattttttatttcaaaatggaaTTATTAAAACTAGGTGAAATAGTACTTAGAACAAATGAAGCATATTAATTGCAtgtgcttttggagttccttggtagcctagcaggttaagggtcaGGGATTGTCACTAATGTGGCTCCGCTTGCTGCAGTGGggcgattcagtccctggcccgggaacttctacataccatgggggtggccaaaataaaaaattacatgtacTTTTTGATAGAACAGAAACACAGTAAGTGGTGAAATTCATTCCCGAGGGAGTGGAATAGAAAAATCAGTCCATAGGTTCCAGATGTGCCTGGGTAAGAGTGACATCCAGACGGTATTTGGGCAGTAGGGGTGTGATTCATGTATTTGTGCCTCTCGAGGGATGTGGGTGGGGTTGAAGAAGGATACACTTCCTTCTGCCTGCGACCTTGCTGTTGGTCCTTTTTACAAGCCAAATGTTCCATAAAAAGAACACTTGGTTAGCACTGGAGTCCCTGTGTGCTCCTGAGGACATGCTGCTGGGTGGGCACTGGTAGGTGTCACATCAGGGACCCTGCATAAGTGCCCAGCCCAGAAGTGGTGGCCAGGAGGAAGCATCCTAAGATGTCTGTCCACCATGCGCAGGGGCCACGTAGGGTCTAGCCTCCTAGGGTAATAGCagattatgtcttttttttctccacaagAAACTTATTCCAAAGATTGAGTTCCTGGATCTGAGTCACAATGGAGTGCTAGTTGTGGATAATCTGCAGGTAATTCATGTCATTGGAAACCATCGTTGCCTTCATGCTTCTCATgatccccccaccaccaccattctTGCAGGATTTAGGAGACAGATGCAGCCTTGGGCCTTTGGCCATCCTCTGGGGTTTCTCTCATAGGCCCTTGAGAGGTCTGGGTGCACCAGAGGTTTGCAAAGGCAGGGGCTGCTGCCTTTCCCTGGAGGATCCCAGTAATGCACAGCAAAATCATTGCTTTAGTTCCCAAGAATTAGAAAAGATGTGTGGATACAAATTGAGCAGATGGGAGATGATGTGCCTCCATCATGAACACAGCCTCGTTTTATAGCCCACGCCTACCCTTGGGTGGGGGTGCCACTGTGTGTGACATGCAGGAAAGGAGGATTTCCCTTCCAAATAACTGTCAGAGGGGACAGAGCCGATATGTGGAACTGGTTGTTCATCATACCCTCCATGTTCATCCCCTTTCTTTGGAGCCTTGACCTGAACTATTTCACCCTGTTTTCCTGCCGCTGTAGCACCTATATAACCTTGTGCACCTGGACCTGTCCTACAATAAGCTCTCCTCCTTGGAAGGCGTTCACACCAAACTGGGCAACATTAAGACCCTGAACCTGGCGGGCAACCTCCTGGGGAGTCTGCGTGGCCTGCACAAGCTCTACTCTCTGGTCAACTTGGATCTCAGCAACAACAGAATCGAGCAGGTAAGTCACATCCCAAGAGGGTCTTGGGTGTGGGATAGCTGGGCCTTGGCATTTATCGCTTTAGGGAGAACGGTAGGCTTGACTTGTCTCATGGCTGTCAGGTCTGTGGTCATGTAGCTGAAGTGTTAAAAGAGGGGACGCTGGGTATGCCTTGCAGATGGAGGAGGTCAGGAGCATTGGCAGCCTCCCGTGTCTGGAGCACGTGGCTCTGCTGAACAACCCTCTGAGCATCATCCCAGACTACCGGACCAAGGTGCTGGCTCAGTTTGGAGAGCGGGCGTCTGAGGTAAGCTGCTCGGGCACCAGGTGGGTCAAGGCATTGTCCACTGATGTTGGCAAGTCGGCTGCCTCCCTGGGAGAAGGCTTCCTCACTCCTTTCCTACAGGGGGCCACTGGCTGCTATGATTCCCCAGTAGGCTTCCCTTATATCTGTCAGAGCTTCAGGCTTGGGGGTGCACCGCACAAACCAACAAACACAGCCTGAGGTGTGGAGGGACTGTCTGCAACCTGTTAAAGAGTAATGTTTATTAAAGGCAGGGGTCAGGAATAAGACACTTAATCGCATTTCCTGGACAGTGCCTGGCCATTCATTCTGACTACTGACCTGAAGGGTTTGCCCACCTTGGCCAGTGTCACCCAACCCAGTATCTGCCACCTGCAGCATGGCCATCCACCACTCACCAACGTAATAGGTCCTCCTCTGTTCACTCGTCTCCTCAGCCTTGAGCAGGCCCTCCCCTACTCACCCCAAATCCCAGGCCAGAAGGTAACTGGAAGTCTGTTTGTatcttcccccaccaccaccctccatCTCTTTTCAGCCACAAGTGCCCCTTTCTTCACACTGTCACCAGGGCAACATTCACAGGATGTCACCTCCTATTCCTCTCCCCAACTCCCAGGCCATCGAGACCTTCCCTCATTTGACTGCACTGCTGCCCCCACTGCCACCCTCAATGCCTCCTGGCCCATAGCTCCCGCCCTGTGTTTGCAGGTGGGGTGTTTGCCTTCCTGCCTGCTTCCTATACCTTTGCCCTCCTGGTTCCCCAGCCCAGAAGacctttctcttgctctttgcAGATCTGAGTTCCACCATAATTGGAGGCTTAGTTCAAGGCACCATCTTCCCCCACACCCCGCCACCTGAGAGGCCTTCTCAGTGGACCTTGCAGTCCTGCCTTCCCTTCTTAGAGAGGGACTCCCAGAGACAGGCAAGACAGTGTGAGACCTCCCCAGGCCTCTCCAAGGAGCCCCCAGGTCATTTCTGTGGGTGGTGAGCCTGCCTCCCAGCAGGCTGAGCCTCCATGGTGTCCTATATCCTGAGGGGCCTGGCCCACACCTTGGCAGGACCCCACCATTCTGATTCCTGTGTGCTTGCCAGCCCCTACACTGATAGCCACTTTCTGGTCACTGTAGGTCTGTCTGGACAACACAGTGACCACAGAGAAGGAGTTGGACACAGTGGAAGTGCTAAAAGCGATTCAGAAAGCCAAGGAGGTCAAGTCCAAACTAAGCAACACTGAGAAGAAGGTGAGTCTTTGcgtgggaggtgggaggacagGCATTAAGGAGCCAGCCCAGGGAGGAGCTGGCTTGTGGAGAGCTGGGCCTGGAAGGACCCATGGAGTCCTGGCTGCACCCCTTCTAGGCTGCATGATGTTGGGCAGGTCACGTCCTTTTCTTCTCAAACGTGAGATGGGGCTGATGATAGGACCTGCCACGGGGGCTTGCTAAGGGCTAATGGAGATCTCCTTGCCCGGCACTGAGGTTTCTGAGCTTCTCACATCTCCAGCTCTGTTGAGTTCGGTTCTgcatcttcctcttctctcccggTCTGACTCAAGCACTCCTCCTCAGGTCGGTGAGGATTCCAggctctctgctgccccctgcATCAGACCCAGTGGCTCCCCTCCCACCGTGGCTCCCAcctcagcctccctgccccagcctATTCTCTCCAACCAAGGTAATCGTGTGTATGTTTCTGCCTAGCAGAGCCCCACATGCCCTGCCTGGGGCCCTGgctgggctggggttggggagagaTGCCGGCACCTATCCCCTATAGGGTTCAGGTACAGGGAGGGCACGTTGCTGTCTACACACCAGCTGCTCAGGGTGGCACATGGCCTGAGTGCCTGGCTTGATTTCTGTCATTTGCTTAGCAAGGACTTCCAATTGCTCTGACACCCATATCTAGTTCCTCTAGGGTACCGTGGGGTGTGTTCTGTAAATAGGCTCAGGGTTGCTGGCCTATAAGGACCCCACTCCCTGCAGGCAGTGTGGCCAGGCTGGCTTCTTGTTAATGGGAAGCCAGGCTTTGTTACTTCCCAAGGTTGGGAGCCCCGATCCCTGTATGGGGAGCTTGCCTCATCACGGTGGCCCTCAGCCCTTGTTGGTGGGGCTGAGATGGGCTGTCCATGGACCCATGGAAGACAAATCCCCTTCACCCACCCATTGTCTTAGCGTTTTCAAAGGGCTTTCACCTCTGAACCCAGGCATCCTCGGAGATGAGTGAGTGAAGCAGGTCCCATGAGTGACTGCTGGCCCGGCCCCCACGGAAGAGGGGAGGGTGTGCCGTCCCAAGTGGAGCCGAGGCTCGGGACACACAGGAAAGAACGCCGCCCGCCCGGGCTCCTGGAGATGGAGAACTTGGTGTGAGGTCTTGGGAAAACAGTTTGACCCTATGTTTCAAGAGCCAGAAAAACATTCCTTCCCCTGGACCTGATAACCCCACTGGTGGGGATTTTATCTTAGCAGAAGataaggggcagggggaggtgcaATGCTCACTGCAGTACTACTTATGCTAGCAAAACATGGGATGTGACAAACATTAACGTGTGTGATTAAGGGGTGGTCTGAAGTACGTTGCAGCCGCTGCATCCAAGAGAGGAAGGCTGGCTGAGAAGGGAGGAGCACGGGGTTGAGGCAGAGAGCCTGCCACAGGACAGCACCCCAGGGTTCCAACCGTGAGGCAAGAATGAGACTTCCTGAGGACAGACAGTGACATTAGTGCTGGAGTAGTCATCTGATTGCTTTTGTAACACTCTTGACCGAGAAAGCTCAGTTTTACTCTTTTACATTAAAGGGGAGGGGGTTTGTGTCACTGTGAAGACACTTCCCTGACCCTGTCTGCTGCTGCAGGACCAGAGCCCTTCGGGGACCCAGCAGCCCCACGCTGCCTGTCACAGCACTTGGGGGCCTGCAGGGGAACAGCATGATGAGGCTCGGGACAGGGAGGCACGGCTGGTCCCAGAGGCCAGGGACCCGCCAGTTCTCAGTCAGCGTTTGTTAGTCAAGGGGCGAGTGAGTATGTAAGTGGACCAGCCAGCTGCAGGCAGCACATGAGGCATCCGGCCCCGAGGCTGCAGCTGCACCAGCCAGACTCAGGCCTCAGCCCTGCTTCCTCACTGTCCTGCTCCTGGGGACATGACACAGAGTGGCTCACTGTAGTCTTCCCCTTTCCTATTCCTGGACATTTAGACGTTGTCTCCAGATTTGCACctcttatgaataaagctgcacTGGATGTCTCTGTGTGCacatctctttcctttttgtgaGAAACAACGAAGGTTGGGCCCCCATCTAAGCATTCTCATGTCTCCTGTCCTGTCCTCTGAGTGGCCCTTTCTGACCACTTGTTTGTACAGACCCCGGTCcaggaaggaagcagaaagaCTGTCCCTGTCCACATTTCCTCAGCTCCAAACAGGgcttgggtgggggggggcagttagTGACAGGAAAATGTTGCTCTTTCTCACTAATGTGGAGGAATCCACAGATGTTTGTATTCAGCCCTATGCTACTGAATCTTGCTTGGATGGACAAGGATTTCTCCCTGGGGGGAGCAGCTTTGTTCCCAGCCTGATTCTGTAGGAGTAAACAAACTTGTGAATAAACTGGGCCTCTGGGGGCCTGCCTGGAGGAAGCGCTGTCCAGCAAACACTAGGCCTCTGGTCAGCTCAGGAGCTGTTAGCCAGCTTGTTGGAACCATGGAGGGTTGTGGCCACAGGGGGTGATGTGTGAAATGCCAGAGTTGATTCTCCAGCTAGGTCTAGGGGCTGAGAGGAGGCTCTAGAGAAGTGGTGAGGAGCAAGCGCCTAGGCTAGGTCACCCGAGTTTGCATCCCAGCTTCCCTGACCTTGTTCCCTCAGGCACCTTGTAGCCTCAGGAAGCTCTTTTTCCTCTACCCTACTTCATCGATTCTAAGATGCACATACTTCCCACCTTGTGACCTCTCTGAAATTGAGATGCATCTTTCAGTCAGTGGCATCCCGTAGTCACTCTCAGCCAGCTGCTATTCGTGATGAAGTTGTGTGAAAGCCTTCCATGGATACCTGCTAAGACCAAGATGGCACCACGTCTATGCATCTTAGATTTGATGAACTGTGGTAAATAACAGCGGTGGGGGCGGCTGCGCATGAACTATTGCTAGGGAAGCGCTTAGTGCTGCTCCTGGTCCATCGGAGGTAAGGGCTTCCTCCCTGCATCCTAATTGGAGGGTTTCAAGATGACCAGGACAGGGCCCCTGAAGAACTTGAGGCTTCTTGTGAAGTTGACCTATGTGCCCGAGGGAGAGTGGGCAGAACGTTTGGCACATTTGTGGAAGGGAGAGAGGTCGAGAGGGCTTTGTGGAGGTAGTATGCCAGgtgaatctttttatttatttatttatttgtctttcctagtgccacacccttggcatatggaggttcccaagctaggggtctaatcagagctgtagctgccagcctacaccacagccacagcaacgtgggatccgagccacgtctgcaacctataccacagctcacagcaactctggatccttaacccactgagcaaggccagggatcaaactcacaacctcatgggtcctagtcggattcgttaaccactgagccacaataggaactcctattcaagGTGAATCTCAAGGGATAGTAGGATTGAGCATGGGAGGGCAGGGGAGTGGATTCCAGGAGAGAACAGCATGTGTCctgcctactgtgtgcctgtgtgcctgCCGCCCTTCCTACTGCGCATGACCCCAGCTGCTTTGCCCTCAGGGCTGTCTGGGCTTGAGCCACCTGCCCGCCCAGCCCCTGGGCTGTGTGAGTTGTCCTGTCCCTCGGCAGCAGCTGAGCTCAGCAAGGGTCTGTGACCTCTGGGGCTCTGAGTCATTTTATTGGGCTTCGATGACTGGTGGTAAAGCCAGGCTGTGGAGGCAAAGCCCTGGGCTACTCCagatatctgtaaaatggagttgaAGCCCAGCATTCATCTAGCCGACTGCATTCaggagaaagttttaaaaaaggctttaggagttcccgtcgtggcgcagtggttgacgggtccgactagaaaccatgaggttgtgggttcggtccctgcccctgctcagtgggttaatgatccagtgttgccgtgagctgtggtgtaggttgcagacgcggctcagatcccgcgttgctgtggctctggcgtaggccggtggctacagctccgattcgacccctagcctgggaacctccatatgccgcaggagcggcccaagaaatagcaaaaagacaaaaaaaaaaaaaaaaaaaggctttagcCTCAACCATTCTAGAAAATGAGCGAAGTAATGGCCCCAGAGGAGCTGTATTCATAAAACAGCCTCAAGAAGCTTTAAAAACGTCACGTGTTTCAGGGGTACATGAATCAGAATGTGCTGTCCAGGGGAGGGCCGGTGGAGTGTGTCCTTTGAGAAGCTGGGCATGGGTCATCCTCACCAGCCCTGGAGAAAACCAGAGCCTCCGAGAAGGCCCAGCCTTCCGAGGCATCTGGTGCCCCTGTGACTCTGAAACTCTGTAGGCATGTCAGGGATTTGGGGGTGGGCCTTCAACCATTTCCCCAGGAAGAGGCTCTCGGAGTGAACGTGTTTAAGGCTCTTGGACATATTGCCAAACTGCTCTCTGTAGGGCAGGGTTGCTCACACCCCAGTGCTTGCCTCTGCCGGGTTAGGCCACACAGTCTGACCTTTGGCAGAGTAGGAGGCAAAACTTGGCCCTTCTTTGATGGCTCAGGAGGTTGAGCTTGTATTGTGTGTTACGTCCATTGGCCATTCTTTGGTGGAATGTTTGTTCATTCTTTGCAGTCTCCAAATGGGATTTCTCCCCCCATACCTTGGGGATCTCTAAAGAgtgtttttatagattaaaagTCAAACattgcaaggattttttttcttatttcatctgATTTTGATTTATCTTAGGtttcttattttacttagaagtgtttttgttttcctttttttgctttttctttttctttttttgctttttagggccatacttgcggcatatggaagttcccacgctaggggttgaatcagagctgcagctgccagcctgcaccacagccacagcaacgccagatcagagccacatctgagacctacaccacagctcatggcaaccccggatccttaaccagctgagcgaggccagggtcaaacccgagtcctcatggatactaggcaggttcgtttctgctgagccacaataggaactctgcgaagtttattttttgtgtagtTTCTTCCTTTGGATTTAGGCTCAGAAAGTCCCTTTTTACCCTAAGATGAGATAAGCAGTCATTTGTTCTTCTACTTATTTTAAGATTTCAGGTTTAACTTTTTCTTCTGTAATCCATGTGGCTGGGTTTGGGGGTCTGACTAGCCCCCAGCCATGCCAGTAGCCCAAGGTCCCAGCCCCAATTGTTGAATGGCTGCtttccctgccctgcctgccccaccTGCCTGCCCCCGTCTTCCAGGAATCATGTTCGTGCAAGAGGAGGCCCTGGCCAGCAGCCTCTCATCCACAGACAGTCTGACTCCCGAGGACCGGCCCATTGCCCGGGGCTGCTCCGATTCCTTGGAGTCCATCCCTGCGGGACAGGTAACATCCTCTCCTGCTTCTGGGGGTTGGTTACCTCTGCAGCCACCTCTTCTGCCTAAGGCTCTCTGGAAGTGGGAGGTGGCCTGGGTGGAGTTGTGGCAGATGCAACCAGTGCTTGGTGTGCCCTGCTTTGTGGTTAAGCATCTTTGCTCAGTTAtcatctgtctctccatctctttctctgggCTGATGGGAGTAGGCAGTTTCCTCTCACTGGGCCTTGGGAGGCAAGCTAGATGACCTTTAGTGCAAGTGAACATACTCCGTGGGGAAAGCAGTTCAAAAGGCCGTGTCGCGGGGGAGCTTGTTTGGGTTCCAAACCCatcaggagtttctgtcctgCTGCCTGGCACCCCTGGGCTATTTTGCCCATTCCTGCACGTCTCCCTGGTAGTCTAGAACACGACGTGACTCTGGGACCTCCTCTCTGGCTGCTGCTGAGGGTCCCTGAGCTGCTTTCTGTGTCTTGGGAAGAGAGGAAGGTGGCATGATGTGTGGTGTGAGGGGCTCATTTGCTGTGTGCGCAGGGAGTGTGCTTCGTGCCTGGGCCTCCCCAGCCCTGTCTCTGTTCATCAACACAGTGTCATGGCCATGTGGCATCAGGACAGTGGGCAGAGTCCTCCCTCTGTCTCGGGACTTCACAGcactctcccttcccttcctcaggTCACAGTAGGAAGCTCTCAAGCCCCAGGTCTTCCCCACTGTCCAGAGaccactggggtggggggcttgccAGGCACTGTACAGAGTGTGTCCTGCTCTGCTCGCTGTGTCCTCTCCTGCCCAGTTAGTAACTTGGTAGATGGTCCATGTGGATTCCCTGGGATGCCAGACCCAGAGGCACAGGCTGAACTGCAGAGGGGTGAAAGGCTCTGGCCCAGGGGCCAGGAGTGTAGACAGACCCATGTGGATCAGCCCTGCTGTGCGCTAGCAGGATGTCTGGGTGAGTCTCTCTGCCTCTTCAGGCTCCAGAATCCACCCCAGGGTGGAATGTGGGGATGATGAGGAACCTCCCGCAGGGCCATGAGGGAGGGTGGGACACCTGGCTCAGGGCCCGGCACCCCATTTATGCCAGAGAATGACTGAGTTTCCTTCTCTCACAGGCACTTTGCGATGAGATAAGGGATGTGCCGGGGGCTGTTGGTGGTGCAAGGTAAGGAAGAGGCTGTGGCGGAAGGCATGCTGGGCCTTCTGCACACACTCATCTGTTGACTAGTGGTAACAAAGATTTTGGTAAAAATCAGTTCCACGGAGGTTCTCCAGaactatttcttcctttaaataaacaaacacagaTGGAATGGGCTCTGGTCTGTTTCCAAGGTCTAATCCCTAAACTTTGCTTTGACAATATGTATTATCCTATACTAGGAATCAGCAGACCAAGACCATTTTGGTGCACTACCTATTTTGTATAGCCTGTGAGCTAAAAAGATTGTTCCATTTTTAAAGAGGGGGGGGGCACGGAGGAGTTGATATGGGTAGAGTGACCCTTAAAGTCTCAAGTGTTTATTCTGATCTAGTACAGAAGAGGTTCCCCGCCTCATTCTCCATACCCTTTTTCACAAGGACAGTAGTGGCTAATGGGAGCTTGAATTTAGATGTGAAAGTCCTTAagacccctccacccccagcccactcccCACACTCCCCACCCCTCTTACTCGTGAAGGCCCCTGGGCGCCCCTGAAGGGAATTGGCGAATGAGTCCAGGCTTTTGAATACTCACTGCCTTTGGGGCTTCTGGCCAGCATCTGAGGACTGAGAATTCCTTGTGACATGGATAGGATTGCTCTGGATGCCTGCGATCTGGGCCCTGGGAGTGTGGTGGCCCCAGCTTTCCAGCACCTTTGCTCCCCAGCAGGGTACTTGTGCTAGAAGCAGGCTTGGCTGTTTGGGAGGCTTGGGAGACCCATGGGTTGGTTCTTTGGAGCCAGGGAACAACAGCAGGATCCCAGTGTGGGAGTTGGGGGTGTCCCAGCCGAGCATGTCACTGACCTGGCCTCTCCCTGCACAGCCCGGAGCACTCAGAGCCAGAGGTCCAGGTGGTGCCTGGTTCCGGCCAGATCATCTTTCTGCCCTTCACCTGCATTGGCTACACTGCTACCAACCAGGACTTCATCCAGCGCCTGAGCACGCTCATCCGGCAAGCCATTGAGCGGCAGCTGCCTGCTTGGATCGAGGCTGCCAACCAGCGAGAGGAGGGCCGAGGCGAGcagggcgaggaggaggaggaagaggaggaggaggatgttgCCGAGAACCGCTACTTCGAAATGGGGCCCCCGGacgtggaggaagaggaggagggtgggccaggagaggaagaggaggaagaggaggaagaggaggaggaggaggagggcgaggAGGGCGAGGAGGAGAGGCTGGCTCTGGAGTGGGCCCTAGGCGCAGATGAGGACTTCCTGCTGGAGCACATCCGCATCCTCAAGGTGCTCTGGTGCTTCCTGATCCATGTGCAGGGCAGTATCCGCCAGTTCGCCGCCTGCCTCGTGCTCACAGACTTTGGCATTGCGGTCTTCGAGATCCCGCACCAGGAGTCCAGGGGCAGCAGCCAGCACATCCTCTCCTCCCTGCGCTTTGTGTTCTGCTTCCCGCATGGCGACCTCACCGAGTTCGGCTTCCTCATGCCGGAGCTGTGCTTGGTGCTCAAGGTGCGGCACAGTGAGAACACGCTCTTCATCATTTCAGATGCCACCAACCTGCACGAGTTCCACGCTGACCTGCGCTCGTGTTTCGCACCACAACACATGGCCATGCTGTGCAGCCCCGTGCTCTATGGCAGCCACACCagcctgcaggagttcctgcgCCAGCTGCTCACCTTCTACAAAGTGGCGGGTGGCTGCCAGGAGCGCAGCCAAGGCTGCTTCCCCGTCTACCTGGTCTACAGTGACA
Coding sequences:
- the NISCH gene encoding nischarin isoform X3 produces the protein MAAAARSFGPEPEAEPAKEARVVGSELVDTYTVYIIQVTDGSHEWTVKHRYSDFHDLHEKLVAEKKIDKSLLPPKKIIGKNSRSLVEKREKDLEVYLQTLLATFPDVAPRVLAHFLHFHFYEINGITAALAEELFEKGEQLLGAGEVFAIGPLQLYAVTEQLQQGKPTCASGDAKTDLGHILDFTCRLKYLKVSGTEGPFGTSNIQEQHLPFDLSIFKSLHQVEISHCDAKHIRGLVSSKPTLATMSVCFSATSMKEVLVPEASEFDEWEPAGAALEGPVTAIIPTWQALTALDLSHNSISEIDESVKLIPKIEFLDLSHNGVLVVDNLQHLYNLVHLDLSYNKLSSLEGVHTKLGNIKTLNLAGNLLGSLRGLHKLYSLVNLDLSNNRIEQMEEVRSIGSLPCLEHVALLNNPLSIIPDYRTKVLAQFGERASEVCLDNTVTTEKELDTVEVLKAIQKAKEVKSKLSNTEKKVGEDSRLSAAPCIRPSGSPPTVAPTSASLPQPILSNQGIMFVQEEALASSLSSTDSLTPEDRPIARGCSDSLESIPAGQALCDEIRDVPGAVGGASPEHSEPEVQVVPGSGQIIFLPFTCIGYTATNQDFIQRLSTLIRQAIERQLPAWIEAANQREEGRGEQGEEEEEEEEEDVAENRYFEMGPPDVEEEEEGGPGEEEEEEEEEEEEEEGEEGEEERLALEWALGADEDFLLEHIRILKVLWCFLIHVQGSIRQFAACLVLTDFGIAVFEIPHQESRGSSQHILSSLRFVFCFPHGDLTEFGFLMPELCLVLKVRHSENTLFIISDATNLHEFHADLRSCFAPQHMAMLCSPVLYGSHTSLQEFLRQLLTFYKVAGGCQERSQGCFPVYLVYSDKRMVQTAAGDYSGNIEWASCTLCSAVRRSCCAPSEAVKSAAIPYWLLLTPQHLNVIKADFNPMPNRGTHNCRNRNSFKLSRVPLSTVLLDPTRSCTQPRGAFADGHVLELLVGYRFVTAIFVLPHEKFHFLRIYNQLRASLQDLKTVVIAKTPATGGRPQSPLADGQPTEGRARACQPSSSTQPLSCCSQIWLLFQPLPG
- the NISCH gene encoding nischarin isoform X5, which produces MAAAARSFGPEPEAEPAKEARVVGSELVDTYTVYIIQVTDGSHEWTVKHRYSDFHDLHEKLVAEKKIDKSLLPPKKIIGKNSRSLVEKREKDLEVYLQTLLATFPDVAPRVLAHFLHFHFYEINGITAALAEELFEKGEQLLGAGEVFAIGPLQLYAVTEQLQQGKPTCASGDAKTDLGHILDFTCRLKYLKVSGTEGPFGTSNIQEQHLPFDLSIFKSLHQVEISHCDAKHIRGLVSSKPTLATMSVCFSATSMKEVLVPEASEFDEWEPAGAALEGPVTAIIPTWQALTALDLSHNSISEIDESVKLIPKIEFLDLSHNGVLVVDNLQHLYNLVHLDLSYNKLSSLEGVHTKLGNIKTLNLAGNLLGSLRGLHKLYSLVNLDLSNNRIEQMEEVRSIGSLPCLEHVALLNNPLSIIPDYRTKVLAQFGERASEVCLDNTVTTEKELDTVEVLKAIQKAKEVKSKLSNTEKKVGEDSRLSAAPCIRPSGSPPTVAPTSASLPQPILSNQGILGDE
- the NISCH gene encoding nischarin isoform X4, encoding MAAAARSFGPEPEAEPAKEARVVGSELVDTYTVYIIQVTDGSHEWTVKHRYSDFHDLHEKLVAEKKIDKSLLPPKKIIGKNSRSLVEKREKDLEVYLQTLLATFPDVAPRVLAHFLHFHFYEINGITAALAEELFEKGEQLLGAGEVFAIGPLQLYAVTEQLQQGKPTCASGDAKTDLGHILDFTCRLKYLKVSGTEGPFGTSNIQEQHLPFDLSIFKSLHQVEISHCDAKHIRGLVSSKPTLATMSVCFSATSMKEVLVPEASEFDEWEPAGAALEGPVTAIIPTWQALTALDLSHNSISEIDESVKLIPKIEFLDLSHNGVLVVDNLQHLYNLVHLDLSYNKLSSLEGVHTKLGNIKTLNLAGNLLGSLRGLHKLYSLVNLDLSNNRIEQMEEVRSIGSLPCLEHVALLNNPLSIIPDYRTKVLAQFGERASEVCLDNTVTTEKELDTVEVLKAIQKAKEVKSKLSNTEKKVGEDSRLSAAPCIRPSGSPPTVAPTSASLPQPILSNQGIMFVQEEALASSLSSTDSLTPEDRPIARGCSDSLESIPAGQALCDEIRDVPGAVGGASPEHSEPEVQVVPGSGQIIFLPFTCIGYTATNQDFIQRLSTLIRQAIERQLPAWIEAANQREEGRGEQGEEEEEEEEEDVAENRYFEMGPPDVEEEEEGGPGEEEEEEEEEEEEEEGEEGEEERLALEWALGADEDFLLEHIRILKVLWCFLIHVQGSIRQFAACLVLTDFGIAVFEIPHQESRGSSQHILSSLRFVFCFPHGDLTEFGFLMPELCLVLKVRHSENTLFIISDATNLHEFHADLRSCFAPQHMAMLCSPVLYGSHTSLQEFLRQLLTFYKVAGGCQERSQGCFPVYLVYSDKRMVQTAAGDYSGNIEWASCTLCSAVRRSCCAPSEAVKSAAIPYWLLLTPQHLNVIKADFNPMPNRGTHNCRNRNSFKLSRVPLSTVLLDPTRSCTQPRGAFADGHVLELLVGYRFVTAIFVLPHEKFHFLRIYNQLRASLQDLKTVVIAKTPATGGRPQSPLADGQPTEGRASS